Proteins encoded within one genomic window of Calonectris borealis chromosome 1, bCalBor7.hap1.2, whole genome shotgun sequence:
- the LOC142083495 gene encoding prolactin-like yields MARVRAAGRAGAAAALALLWLLGCAPRDAGCRLLTVADLFDRVIRHSGRIHSLSTALYAELEKHFPPRDNELGKPTRKCHTSGMLTPNGKEYAQKIPREELTHLILKLLQAWKEPLSHFNQHIEHHQELPDDSLSKAKQISNMVHELKTGVEKVTEKMQSMGIISNSLNGMASSEAAGLSTSNEANMMSDSDFIHCFRRDSNKVQSYLKILKCRIMPENSC; encoded by the exons GTGCCGCCGCGGCGCTGGCGCTGCTGTGGCTCCTGGGCTGCGCCCCGCGGGACGCCGGCTGCCGCCTCCTGACCGTGGCCGATCTCTTCGACCGGGTGATCCGGCACTCGGGCAGGATCCACAGCCTCTCCACGGCGCTCTACGCCGAGCTG GAAAAACACTTTCCTCCCCGTGACAACGAGCTGGGGAAGCCCACTCGGAAGTGCCACACGTCGGGGATGCTGACCCCCAACGGCAAAGAATACGCCCAAAAAATCCCG AGAGAAGAACTAACTCATTTGATACTGAAACTTTTGCAAGCCTGGAAAGAACCACTTTCCCACTTTAACCAGCATATTGAGCACCACCAAGAGCTACCTGATGACAGTCTTAGCAAAGCTAAGCAAATCAGCAATATGGTACATGAGCTGAAGACTGGAGttgaaaaagtaacagaaaag ATGCAGTCGATGGGGATAATCAGCAATTCATTAAATGGAATGGCATCTTCTGAAGCCGCTGGTTTATCAACTAGCAATGAAGCAAACATGATGAGTGACTCTGACTTTATTCACTGTTTCAGGAGAGACTCCAATAAAGTACAAAGCTACTTAAAAATTCTTAAATGTAGGATTATGCCAGAAAATAGTTGTTGA